Proteins from a genomic interval of Flammeovirgaceae bacterium SG7u.111:
- a CDS encoding heparinase II/III family protein, which yields MKKNIHKTLLTSIFIGCSLLLSAQNGLKSQHPRILNNDASKAAFLTSLEEVPWKKEFVERKKENVAKYIKLCKKDPKWLVSRLQMNWKTKHSNVYLKGGDFSHSDGEAPVPTVRYSGTRDWATDYKSRPLEEIEPYFDDERGYFLEHKETGKKQWVHPSEMGHAIEGINRRILSIVEDAAFLYWLTGDKKYAKLAAPVFFTYIDGMHYRNPPEVLDESNQRFISGLATFEVIHEKAVQHLAVSYDYLYNYFVENKADLSNTAAVFQKWGDQIIKFGIPDNNWNLFQARFLTYIALALEEDESYANGKGQQYYLKHTFEASTPRQIAIKDALLVYDQETGIWPESPSYSMHVNTTLLEILALLDNVSNANELANFPIIEKAALACFQYLFPSGYNVGFGDSGHGTIPFENFELLIANYQKYGDKEKEQLITSLLQPYVENGLYKRRAKSLFQLNFYVDELSSVAPDQQVETSGLMSPTFYAPNVSMFVQRMGTGDKAMMVSTVGSYGNHAHANGVSMELFANKYVHAPDMGKGRSYWSSDFREYYSKMPAHNTVVVDGKSTYSNMRSFHPFSLDNHFPKSGELSPLFKHVSFAKVSFVEPETNADQQRLTALINTPSGDGYVLDLFRSKTNRAAQKHDYFYHNLGHTFQLFDRADKELALKETEELTSENGQLKAYDYLTEKKAIDISEDVKAVFRIEEADAADNLMKIWIKGDENQQVFFAKGPKSNALSKGTAPESLLDAKMPTLILRRNKEAWVNPYALVFNPHMENGNNPIKNVVFTADSKNPACQKIKVTHADELVADYIVASTSESDVVSEEGFYQKGLLSIIRTQGEEITPVFLFAAGVYQLKKDDWEILAVNTPATVSVEKKEDGFWVQNDEPVVVKVPIAPDFKPAVVRLYDDSGNYIERKGNVSRMNPNQVEFRFEKAYKKAVVISE from the coding sequence ATGAAAAAAAACATTCACAAAACCCTACTGACTTCGATTTTTATCGGCTGTTCTTTGCTGCTTTCTGCGCAAAACGGCTTAAAAAGCCAACATCCTCGCATATTAAATAATGATGCTTCCAAAGCCGCATTTCTAACTTCTCTTGAGGAAGTGCCTTGGAAAAAAGAGTTTGTAGAGCGCAAGAAAGAAAATGTAGCGAAGTACATAAAGCTGTGCAAAAAAGATCCCAAATGGCTGGTGTCCCGCTTACAAATGAACTGGAAAACAAAGCATTCGAACGTGTACCTAAAAGGAGGCGATTTTTCCCATTCCGATGGGGAAGCACCCGTCCCGACGGTTCGCTATTCGGGTACAAGAGACTGGGCTACAGATTACAAATCTCGTCCATTGGAAGAGATAGAACCTTATTTTGACGATGAGCGAGGGTACTTTTTAGAGCACAAAGAAACGGGTAAAAAGCAATGGGTTCACCCTTCCGAAATGGGGCATGCAATAGAAGGCATCAACCGACGGATTTTATCTATAGTGGAAGATGCTGCTTTCCTATATTGGCTTACAGGCGATAAAAAGTATGCAAAGCTCGCTGCACCAGTATTTTTCACTTACATCGACGGGATGCATTACCGCAATCCGCCAGAGGTACTGGACGAGTCTAACCAAAGGTTTATTTCGGGCTTGGCAACTTTCGAAGTGATTCATGAAAAAGCTGTCCAGCATTTGGCTGTGTCTTACGATTATTTGTACAATTATTTTGTGGAAAATAAGGCTGATTTGAGCAATACGGCAGCCGTTTTCCAGAAATGGGGCGACCAGATCATCAAATTTGGTATTCCCGACAACAACTGGAACCTCTTTCAGGCAAGATTCTTAACCTATATAGCTCTTGCCCTTGAAGAGGATGAAAGCTATGCAAACGGAAAAGGGCAGCAGTATTATTTGAAGCACACATTTGAGGCTTCTACCCCTCGGCAAATCGCCATAAAAGATGCATTGCTGGTTTATGATCAGGAAACGGGTATTTGGCCCGAGTCTCCCTCTTATTCCATGCATGTGAATACCACTTTGCTAGAGATTTTGGCTTTGTTGGATAATGTGAGCAACGCCAACGAATTGGCAAATTTTCCCATCATAGAAAAAGCTGCTTTGGCATGTTTCCAATACTTATTTCCAAGTGGATATAATGTAGGGTTTGGCGATTCGGGGCATGGGACTATTCCTTTCGAAAATTTTGAATTGCTCATAGCCAATTATCAAAAATACGGGGACAAGGAAAAAGAACAGCTCATTACCTCTTTGCTCCAGCCTTATGTAGAAAATGGCTTGTACAAACGGAGGGCAAAAAGTCTTTTTCAGCTCAATTTTTATGTAGATGAACTGAGTTCGGTTGCGCCCGATCAGCAAGTAGAGACTTCAGGTCTAATGAGCCCCACTTTTTATGCACCCAATGTAAGTATGTTTGTCCAGCGAATGGGAACAGGGGATAAAGCGATGATGGTTTCTACGGTGGGCTCGTATGGCAACCACGCACATGCCAATGGAGTTTCCATGGAATTGTTTGCCAATAAGTATGTTCATGCGCCCGATATGGGCAAGGGACGAAGCTACTGGAGCTCAGATTTTAGAGAGTATTATTCCAAAATGCCGGCGCACAATACGGTGGTGGTAGATGGGAAATCGACGTATTCAAATATGCGGAGTTTTCATCCTTTTAGTTTGGACAATCATTTTCCAAAATCAGGTGAGCTAAGTCCACTTTTTAAGCATGTTTCATTTGCCAAAGTTTCCTTTGTGGAGCCAGAAACCAATGCAGATCAGCAAAGATTGACAGCTCTGATCAACACCCCATCGGGCGATGGATATGTGTTGGATTTGTTTAGGTCAAAAACGAATAGGGCAGCCCAAAAGCACGACTATTTTTATCACAATCTTGGACATACCTTCCAGCTTTTCGACCGGGCGGATAAGGAACTGGCATTGAAAGAGACTGAGGAGCTGACTTCAGAAAATGGGCAACTAAAAGCATACGATTATTTGACGGAAAAGAAGGCGATTGATATTAGCGAGGATGTAAAAGCCGTGTTCCGAATTGAAGAAGCGGACGCAGCGGATAACCTTATGAAAATTTGGATAAAGGGAGATGAAAACCAACAGGTGTTTTTTGCCAAAGGTCCAAAAAGCAATGCCTTATCGAAAGGAACGGCTCCCGAGTCGCTGCTTGATGCGAAGATGCCTACGTTGATCTTGAGAAGGAACAAAGAAGCTTGGGTCAACCCATATGCGCTCGTTTTCAACCCTCACATGGAAAATGGGAACAATCCGATAAAGAATGTAGTGTTTACCGCCGATTCAAAGAACCCTGCCTGCCAAAAGATAAAAGTGACACATGCTGACGAACTGGTTGCTGATTACATAGTTGCTTCCACTTCGGAAAGCGATGTGGTTTCCGAAGAAGGGTTTTACCAAAAAGGGTTGCTGTCGATCATAAGGACACAAGGTGAAGAAATTACGCCGGTCTTTTTGTTTGCAGCTGGAGTGTACCAATTGAAAAAAGATGATTGGGAAATTTTGGCAGTCAATACGCCGGCAACAGTTTCTGTAGAAAAGAAAGAGGACGGTTTTTGGGTACAAAACGATGAGCCAGTAGTGGTAAAAGTACCCATTGCACCTGACTTCAAACCTGCCGTGGTCCGCTTGTATGATGACAGCGGAAACTACATAGAGCGAAAAGGAAATGTGAGCAGGATGAACCCAAATCAGGTGGAGTTCCGCTTTGAAAAGGCTTACAAGAAAGCAGTGGTTATTTCGGAATAA